A window of Marinobacter salarius contains these coding sequences:
- a CDS encoding DUF2868 domain-containing protein, whose amino-acid sequence MPDSAIRRLLEFDNQVQRDRDQNPVFLHRRDRRFALDCHNQGVSPGPDRWLEHVRRLSRRRPTDDPLKFWRRVTTGFALAGLVAGTLAMLGLLFYDGGQRINLTVILAFVLLQCILAVVTTVQAFAGWQPWRWLLRKFAVARPSGALRTLQPLLMARAAHTGGLAFGVAGLITLLVLVVIQDLAFGWSTTLNTGTDSYYRMLSAIATPWQHLWPAAMPDRELVDATRFFRSQSSTTTDPALWGSWWPFVAMVWMIYVVLPRLALLVVAIVHPQMRARKALRAHHGWVALQYRMETPTVDTGNRHNDAADQPDTTTSAKLQPIPRAQAIIRWAEAGRPALPQTIIAGDQEPLAAGGSASLEHDHHIIELANQRLTSALTPAAIIVTRSWEPPTGELADFLQQARETWPRQTTIALVPMAAQPDQSPPDHQLSQWLRFAERTEDERMVVSTPITTPPDILMHRALQDQDE is encoded by the coding sequence ATGCCAGACAGCGCCATTCGACGATTACTGGAGTTCGACAATCAGGTTCAGCGCGACCGCGACCAGAACCCGGTGTTCCTGCACCGGCGGGATCGCCGTTTTGCCCTGGACTGCCACAACCAGGGCGTCAGCCCGGGTCCGGATCGGTGGCTTGAACATGTCAGGCGCCTGTCCCGCCGTAGACCGACCGATGACCCGTTGAAATTCTGGCGAAGGGTGACCACAGGTTTTGCCCTGGCGGGGCTCGTTGCCGGAACGCTGGCCATGCTGGGGCTACTGTTCTACGACGGTGGCCAGCGAATCAATCTGACGGTGATCCTGGCCTTCGTGCTGCTCCAGTGCATCCTCGCTGTGGTTACCACTGTCCAGGCCTTTGCCGGCTGGCAGCCCTGGCGCTGGCTGCTGAGGAAGTTTGCGGTCGCACGCCCCTCGGGCGCCCTGCGAACACTGCAACCACTGTTAATGGCCCGTGCCGCCCATACCGGCGGACTGGCGTTTGGTGTCGCCGGACTGATAACCCTGCTGGTACTGGTGGTGATCCAGGATCTCGCCTTTGGCTGGAGCACCACCCTGAATACCGGCACCGACAGCTACTACCGCATGCTATCCGCCATCGCCACACCCTGGCAGCATCTGTGGCCTGCGGCGATGCCGGACCGCGAACTGGTGGATGCCACCCGGTTCTTCCGCAGCCAGTCTTCCACAACGACCGATCCGGCCCTCTGGGGGAGTTGGTGGCCGTTCGTGGCAATGGTCTGGATGATCTATGTCGTCCTGCCCCGGCTCGCTCTGCTGGTGGTGGCGATCGTTCATCCCCAAATGCGCGCGCGTAAGGCGCTCCGAGCCCATCATGGCTGGGTCGCCCTCCAGTACCGCATGGAGACACCCACCGTGGACACGGGCAATCGCCACAATGACGCCGCCGACCAACCGGATACGACAACGTCTGCGAAATTGCAGCCTATCCCCAGGGCCCAGGCTATTATTCGCTGGGCGGAAGCCGGCAGGCCAGCGCTGCCGCAAACCATCATCGCAGGAGACCAGGAGCCCCTCGCCGCCGGCGGTAGCGCCTCGCTCGAGCACGACCATCACATCATCGAACTGGCAAACCAACGACTGACCAGTGCTCTCACTCCCGCGGCCATTATCGTCACCCGCAGTTGGGAACCACCCACCGGCGAGCTTGCGGATTTTCTACAACAGGCCCGCGAAACATGGCCAAGGCAGACCACCATTGCGCTGGTACCGATGGCAGCTCAACCAGACCAGTCGCCACCGGACCATCAACTCAGCCAGTGGCTGCGGTTTGCGGAGCGTACGGAGGATGAGAGGATGGTGGTCAGCACGCCGATTACAACACCGCCGGATATCCTTATGCACCGCGCACTGCAGGACCAGGACGAATAA
- a CDS encoding GTPase/DUF3482 domain-containing protein encodes MMKAPVFAVVGHPNKGKSSIVATLSQNDAIAIALEPGTTRKHQAYPLAVDGKTLYTLVDTPGFQRPRRVLEWLEAHSVSASDRAETVEAFVVQHRQDNGFVDECELLQPLIEGAGIIYVVDGSVPYSTQHEAEMTILRWTGRPSLALINSIGEDDYSDTWARALGQFFQVVRTFDAVRAPFEQHLSLLRAFGQLEPDWEQPLDSATAFLSAQRRQRRTQAATLIARSLEDMMSFREKRTLTTLQTSEISDHDLAAQLRKSWYDNQRKREQHLRIAIEKLYEHHRVQRQEAELEWHSEHDLFSEDSHKAWGVNRRYLATAGFGAGAVSGAGVDALTLGHSLGAGALVGGLIGAAGSYFYGDRLALPVLNTGVLKNGLRTATFGPVQDSQFGYVVLGRAVNHWWHISHRNHAGRDLLDLEPADDHWLEQLDRSQRRTIHQAFERCRKKRALDDKMRIAFIAAIEQSLDAYDDWRLNRT; translated from the coding sequence ATAATGAAAGCCCCCGTGTTTGCCGTGGTCGGCCACCCCAACAAGGGCAAATCCAGCATTGTGGCCACGCTGTCCCAGAACGACGCCATTGCCATCGCGCTGGAGCCTGGAACCACCCGTAAACATCAGGCCTATCCGTTGGCTGTCGATGGCAAGACACTGTACACACTGGTGGACACGCCGGGGTTCCAACGCCCCCGGCGTGTACTGGAATGGCTTGAAGCCCACAGCGTGTCTGCCTCTGACCGGGCCGAAACCGTCGAGGCCTTTGTGGTCCAACACCGCCAGGACAACGGCTTTGTCGATGAATGCGAGCTCTTGCAACCGCTCATTGAAGGCGCGGGCATCATCTACGTGGTTGACGGTTCGGTTCCCTACAGCACCCAGCATGAAGCGGAGATGACCATCCTGCGCTGGACCGGCCGGCCGAGCCTCGCCTTGATCAACAGTATTGGTGAAGACGACTACAGCGACACCTGGGCCAGGGCGCTCGGCCAGTTTTTCCAGGTTGTCCGGACCTTTGATGCGGTTCGCGCGCCCTTCGAGCAACACCTCAGCCTGTTGCGAGCCTTTGGGCAACTTGAGCCGGACTGGGAGCAGCCCCTGGACAGCGCGACGGCGTTTCTCTCGGCGCAGAGACGGCAACGCCGCACCCAAGCGGCCACACTCATCGCCCGTAGCCTGGAAGACATGATGTCCTTCCGCGAAAAACGGACACTGACCACACTCCAGACCAGCGAAATCTCCGATCACGACCTGGCCGCACAGTTGCGCAAAAGCTGGTATGACAACCAGAGAAAACGGGAACAGCACCTTCGAATTGCCATTGAGAAGCTCTACGAGCATCACCGTGTACAACGACAGGAAGCGGAACTGGAATGGCACAGTGAACACGACCTGTTCAGCGAAGACAGCCACAAAGCCTGGGGAGTAAACCGCCGCTACCTGGCCACCGCAGGCTTCGGGGCCGGTGCCGTGAGCGGGGCCGGGGTGGATGCGTTGACCCTTGGCCATTCACTGGGCGCCGGAGCCCTGGTAGGCGGGCTGATCGGTGCCGCAGGCAGCTATTTTTACGGCGACCGCCTGGCACTGCCGGTGCTCAATACCGGTGTACTAAAAAACGGGCTCAGGACCGCCACCTTCGGGCCTGTACAAGACAGCCAATTCGGCTATGTTGTATTAGGAAGGGCCGTTAATCACTGGTGGCATATCAGCCACCGAAATCATGCCGGCCGGGACCTGCTGGATCTTGAACCTGCCGATGACCATTGGCTTGAGCAACTCGACCGCAGCCAACGCCGGACCATCCATCAGGCCTTTGAACGTTGCCGGAAAAAGCGCGCCCTGGATGACAAAATGAGGATAGCCTTTATAGCCGCCATCGAGCAGTCGCTGGACGCCTACGACGATTGGCGGTTGAACCGAACCTGA